The Flammeovirgaceae bacterium genome contains a region encoding:
- a CDS encoding tetratricopeptide repeat protein yields the protein MTPEDRIKQLLHFVEEDPNDAFSKYALALEYRKTEPQKAEELFNKLITANPDYLPAYYMAAVLKSELGKTDAAVDLLKQGIILATRLRETATLRELKEALQQLES from the coding sequence TTGACTCCGGAAGACCGCATTAAGCAATTGCTTCACTTTGTGGAAGAAGACCCAAACGATGCCTTCTCAAAGTATGCCCTGGCGCTGGAATACCGTAAAACTGAACCTCAAAAAGCGGAAGAATTGTTTAACAAACTCATAACCGCTAATCCGGATTATCTTCCGGCCTACTACATGGCAGCTGTGCTTAAGTCGGAACTTGGTAAGACCGATGCAGCCGTAGATTTACTGAAGCAAGGTATTATTCTGGCCACCCGTTTACGAGAAACAGCCACCCTGCGCGAACTCAAAGAAGCGCTGCAGCAACTGGAATCTTAA
- a CDS encoding 3'-5' exonuclease, which translates to MKLNLRNPLCFFDLETTGTNIIQDRIIEIAVIKLFPNGEVSRKSNMLNPTIPIPAEATAVHGITNDAVKNKPTFKEVAREYARLLEGADLAGFNILKFDIPILVEEFLRAGVEFDYSRKKIIDSQRIYHLMEKRTLAAAYQFYLNKQLADAHTAEADTEASMEVLLAQVERYNNQPVTDGMGKKIGEIKNDMDTLAQLTTSDLVDLAGRMIKGKQGEIQFNFGKHKGKNVLDVLRDEPSYYDWMMNGDFPMDTKRKLTEIKLKGFKK; encoded by the coding sequence ATGAAATTAAATCTACGCAATCCGCTGTGCTTTTTCGATCTGGAAACTACCGGCACAAATATCATACAGGATCGGATCATTGAAATTGCCGTAATAAAACTTTTCCCGAACGGAGAGGTATCCCGAAAATCGAACATGCTGAATCCCACAATACCCATCCCTGCTGAAGCAACAGCTGTGCACGGCATAACAAATGATGCTGTTAAAAACAAACCAACCTTTAAAGAAGTGGCGAGGGAATACGCCAGGCTTCTGGAAGGAGCTGATTTGGCCGGTTTCAATATCCTGAAATTTGATATTCCTATACTGGTTGAAGAATTTCTCCGGGCGGGTGTTGAGTTTGACTACTCGCGAAAGAAAATAATCGACTCGCAGCGGATTTACCACCTCATGGAAAAAAGAACCCTGGCGGCCGCCTACCAGTTTTACCTGAACAAACAACTAGCCGATGCTCACACAGCCGAAGCTGATACCGAAGCGTCCATGGAAGTGTTGCTGGCCCAGGTTGAACGGTATAATAACCAGCCGGTAACCGATGGCATGGGTAAAAAAATCGGTGAGATAAAAAACGATATGGACACACTAGCCCAACTTACCACTTCGGATTTGGTTGATCTGGCCGGCAGAATGATAAAAGGCAAACAGGGCGAAATCCAATTTAACTTCGGCAAACACAAGGGTAAAAACGTACTGGATGTATTGCGCGATGAGCCCTCGTATTACGACTGGATGATGAATGGCGATTTTCCGATGGATACCAAGCGAAAACTTACCGAAATCAAGCTTAAAGGTTTTAAAAAGTAA
- a CDS encoding electron transfer flavoprotein subunit beta/FixA family protein, with amino-acid sequence MKILVCISHVPDTTSKINFTDNNTKFDSNGVQFIIGPYDDYALARAVEIKEAAGATVTVLNVGPAETEPTLRKALAIGADDAVRVNAEPTDSFFVAKQIAEHARSVGYDLILMGRESIDYNGGAVHGIVGEMLGIPSLSPVMKLDIDGNRAKLAREIEGGKEYLEVNLPFVAGCQEPIAEWKIPNMRGIMSARTKPLKVVEPVAVDSGIKLKQYELPPPKGAVKMIPADNVQELVSLLKNEAKVL; translated from the coding sequence ATGAAGATTCTTGTTTGCATTTCGCACGTTCCGGACACCACATCCAAAATCAATTTCACCGATAACAACACCAAATTTGATTCCAACGGGGTTCAGTTTATCATCGGCCCGTATGATGATTATGCCCTGGCCCGTGCTGTTGAAATCAAAGAGGCTGCCGGGGCTACTGTTACGGTGCTTAATGTGGGGCCGGCCGAAACAGAACCAACTTTAAGAAAAGCCCTGGCCATTGGTGCAGATGATGCCGTACGTGTAAATGCAGAACCTACCGATTCGTTTTTTGTTGCCAAACAAATAGCCGAGCATGCCCGCTCGGTTGGATACGATCTGATCCTTATGGGACGTGAATCCATCGACTACAATGGTGGTGCGGTTCATGGAATTGTGGGTGAGATGCTGGGTATCCCGTCACTGTCACCGGTAATGAAACTGGATATTGACGGAAACCGAGCAAAACTGGCCCGCGAAATTGAAGGAGGCAAAGAGTATCTTGAAGTAAACCTTCCGTTTGTTGCCGGTTGCCAGGAACCTATTGCAGAATGGAAGATACCCAACATGCGCGGCATTATGTCGGCACGCACCAAGCCATTAAAAGTGGTTGAACCGGTTGCTGTTGACAGTGGTATTAAACTGAAACAATATGAATTACCTCCGCCCAAGGGCGCGGTAAAGATGATCCCTGCCGATAACGTTCAGGAGTTGGTGAGTTTGCTTAAGAATGAGGCCAAAGTATTGTAA
- the dnaB gene encoding replicative DNA helicase → MEQNRSTPLRTGSKSLVTTGKSKLLVRDISESLGKLPPQALDLEEAVLGALMLEKGALNAVVEFLKPEHFYSEQHQEIYRAIIELFKGSEPVDMRTVVNQLRKEGKIELVGGAYYIAELTSKVSSGANIEYHARVVIEMAIKRNLIQIASQIHHDAYEDTTDVFELLDKTEQSIFEISDSNLRKNYDNMRNLMYRAITELQKLKEHKDGLTGVPSGFVALDRMTSGWQNSDLIIIAARPGMGKTAFVVSAMRNAAVDFKRPVAIFSLEMASVQLVNRMISAEAELEGEKIRKGQLADFEWQQLVHKTNKLSAAPIFIDDTPALTILELRAKCRRLKAEHGVQLIIVDYLQLMRGDTGGNREQEIASISRALKGIAKELNVPVIALSQLSRGVETRGGDKKPQLSDLRESGSIEQDADLVIFLYRPEYYKITQDEEGMTTTGMGEVIIAKHRNGSTGSVKLRFIGKYTKFTDYEAPAADRSFGMITRESRLNQIRPEDEPPPSANEGDMPF, encoded by the coding sequence ATGGAGCAAAACCGGTCAACACCTTTACGAACAGGAAGTAAGTCCCTGGTGACTACGGGAAAGAGCAAACTGCTGGTGCGCGATATTTCCGAAAGTCTGGGTAAACTTCCACCGCAGGCGCTTGATTTGGAAGAGGCTGTGTTAGGCGCGCTGATGCTTGAAAAAGGCGCGCTTAACGCAGTTGTCGAGTTTTTAAAACCCGAGCATTTTTATTCCGAACAGCACCAGGAGATCTACCGGGCTATCATTGAATTGTTCAAAGGTTCGGAGCCTGTGGATATGCGCACGGTGGTAAACCAGTTGCGCAAAGAGGGTAAAATTGAACTGGTAGGCGGGGCTTATTACATTGCTGAACTGACATCAAAAGTCAGTTCAGGCGCCAATATCGAATACCACGCTCGTGTGGTGATTGAGATGGCGATTAAACGTAATCTTATACAGATTGCCTCCCAAATCCATCACGATGCCTACGAAGACACTACCGATGTATTTGAACTACTGGATAAAACCGAGCAATCCATCTTCGAAATATCCGACAGCAACCTGCGCAAGAATTACGACAACATGCGCAACCTGATGTACCGGGCTATAACCGAGTTACAGAAACTTAAGGAACATAAAGACGGGCTTACCGGAGTACCCTCAGGCTTTGTGGCACTCGATCGGATGACTTCTGGCTGGCAGAATTCCGATCTGATTATTATTGCTGCCCGGCCCGGTATGGGTAAAACTGCCTTTGTTGTTTCGGCTATGCGTAATGCTGCCGTTGATTTTAAACGACCGGTAGCCATCTTTTCGTTAGAAATGGCCTCGGTACAACTGGTGAACAGGATGATATCGGCCGAAGCCGAACTGGAAGGTGAAAAAATCCGCAAAGGCCAGCTGGCTGATTTTGAATGGCAACAACTGGTGCACAAAACCAACAAACTTTCAGCAGCACCCATTTTTATTGATGACACCCCGGCATTAACTATACTGGAATTACGCGCCAAATGCCGCAGGTTAAAAGCCGAACACGGAGTACAGCTAATTATTGTTGATTACCTGCAATTGATGCGCGGTGATACGGGCGGAAACCGCGAACAGGAAATTGCATCTATCTCTCGTGCATTAAAAGGCATTGCCAAAGAACTGAACGTTCCGGTTATCGCCCTGTCGCAATTAAGTCGGGGCGTTGAAACACGAGGGGGCGATAAAAAGCCGCAACTTTCGGATTTGCGAGAGTCAGGCTCCATCGAACAGGATGCCGACCTGGTTATATTTTTATACCGGCCGGAGTATTATAAAATAACGCAGGATGAGGAAGGTATGACGACCACGGGTATGGGCGAAGTAATCATTGCCAAACACCGCAACGGCTCTACCGGCTCGGTTAAACTCAGGTTTATCGGTAAGTACACCAAGTTTACCGACTACGAAGCACCGGCAGCTGATCGTAGTTTTGGTATGATTACCCGCGAAAGCCGCCTGAACCAGATTCGGCCGGAGGATGAACCTCCGCCATCAGCCAATGAAGGCGATATGCCGTTTTAA